The following coding sequences are from one Bufo bufo chromosome 2, aBufBuf1.1, whole genome shotgun sequence window:
- the LOC120989955 gene encoding uncharacterized protein LOC120989955, which translates to MREVANSAKNANLGMNVPCVAGAMGLADVLEGVDKGGGIVLQKGQTPVRVERMVGHLNRYPNQELAEFLYSGFKFGFHIPSHPLPVLEKRKNLRSALQFPDIVTGKLAKEVSLGRMDGPFVTSPISNLRVSPLGLIPKKEPNKFRLIHHLSFPKGASVNEGIDPELCSVVYASFDAAVEWVRKLGPGTLLAKCDIEAAFRLLPVHPDSLYLLGCFWNGAYFVDRCLPMGCSISCAYFERFSSFLEWVVVQESGCHSVIHYLDDFLCLGPGGSRVCSLLLSTLQSVFECFGVPLAVDKTVGPATELSFLGIVIDTQRMECRLPVDKVSDLRTEVAAALTAKKIRLRDLQSLLGKLNFACRILPMGRIFSRRLASATGGVVSPHHFIRLGSELKGDLKVWDSFLKQFNGRALVMGGVVDAFDFELFTDAAGGAGFGAYCEGQWCAGRWPESWVRKGWVKNVALLELFPIVLAVTLWGEKFRHKKVRFHCDNLGVVQAINSVTASSPPVICLLQQLVLRCLSLNAWVFAVHVPGSSNCIADALSRFQWERFRQLAPEASQVGLVCPESLWEILEVMPRY; encoded by the exons atgaggGAAGTTGCAAATTCGGCCAAAAATGCAAATTTAGGCATGAATGTTCcgtgtgtggcgggggccatggggctagcagatgttttagagggggtagacaaagggggggggatagTTTTGCAAAAGGGGCAGACCCCAGTGCGAGTGGAAAGGATGGTGGGGCATCTAAATAGATATCCGAACCAGGAGTTAGCTGAATTTTTGTATTCAGGGTTTAAGTTCGGTTTTCATATACCTTCACACCCGTTACCAGTCTTAGAGAAGCGGAAGAATTTGCGCTCGGCATTGCAGTTCCCGGACATAGTGACAGGAAAGTTAGCTAAAGAGGTTTCCCTAGGGAGGATGGATGGTCCGTTTGTTACATCACCCATCAGTAACTTGCGAGTTTCCCCTTTGGGTTTGAtccctaagaaggagcctaataAATTTAGGCTCATCCACCATTTATCATTCCCtaagggtgcgtcggtcaatgagggcatTGACCCGGAACTTTGTTCTGTGGTTTATGcttcctttgatgcggctgtggaaTGGGTAAGGAAGCTGGGTCCGGGTACCCTGTTGGCAAAATGTGACATTGAAGCGGCATTTCGGTTGTTGCCAGTTCACCCGGATAGTTTGTATTTACTGGGTTGTTTTTGGAATGGCgcatattttgtggataggtgtttgccaatgggctgTTCAATATCGTGTGCATATTTTGAGCGTTTTAGTTCTTTTCTGGAGTGGGTGGTGGTTCAGGAATCAGGTTGTCACTCTgtcattcattatttggatgatttcctgTGTTTGGGGCCGGGGGGATCTAGGGTTTGTTCGTTGTTGTTATCCACATTACAGTCTGTTTTTGAGTGTTTTGGAGTCCCGTTAGCggtggacaaaacggtggggccgGCTACTGAGCTAAGCTTTTTGGGTATTGTCATAGATACAcagcggatggagtgtaggctaccAGTAGACAAAGTGTCAGATTTAAGAACAGAGGTGGCGGCGGCATTGACAGCAAAAAAGATTCGTCTGCGGGACCTGCAGTCTTTGTTGGGCAAATTAAATTTTGCATGCAGAATCCTACCTATGGGCCGCATTTTTAGTAGGAGGTTGGCTTCGGCGACAGGAGGGGTGGTGTCTCCCCACCATTTTATTAGACTAGGCAGTGAGTTGAAAGGGGATTTGAAAGTTTGGGATTCCTTTTTAAAACAGTTTAATGGCAGAGCATTAGTTATGGGGGGGGTGGTTGATGCGTTTGATTTCGAATTGTTTACGGATGCTGCGGGTGGAGCGGGTTTTGGGGCGTACTGTgaagggcagtggtgtgcgggtcggTGGCCTGAGTCCTGGGTACGAAAAGGGTGGGTAAAAAACGTGGCATTGTTGGAACTCTTCCCCATTGTGTTGGCAGTCACGCTCTGGGGGGAGAAGTTTCGGCACAAGAAGGTTCGTttccattgtgacaacttgggagTTGTGCAAGCCATCAACAGTGTAACGGCTTCTTCCCCCCCAGTTATTTGCCTATTGCAGCAGTTGGTTCTCCGGTGCTTGTCCCTTAATGCTTGGGTGTTTGCGGTGCATGTGCCTGGTTCCTCTAACTGTATAGCTGACgcactttctcgttttcagtgggagcggtttcgccAGCTGGCCCCGGAGGCGAGTCAGGTCGGATTGGTGTGTCCAGAGTCGTTGTGGGAGATCCTGGAG GTGATGCCCCGTTATTAG